Part of the Acidobacteriota bacterium genome, TAACGTCGCCAGGACGATCAGTATCATGCGCGAACTTGCCGCGCGGAGGAAGAAATGAACAGGAAGGTGCTCCTGATCTGTTACTACTTTCCTCCGCTGGGTCTGGGCGGCGTGGGCCGGCCTCTCAATCTGTTCAAGAAACTCCCGGCGTGCGGCTGGGACTGCGACGTCCTGACGGTCAAACCGGTCGCGTATCGCGCCTACGAACCGGAACTGCTTGACGGCGTGGATACGAAAGATGTCCATCGGTCGGGTTCGCGCGACCCGCAGCGACTTTTGTACCTTGCCGGGGTGCGTCGTGTCGGTGACTCGGCGGCAGACAGGGCGCGAAAGGTCTCGGCCCGGTTTTTCCCTGACAGCAAAATCGGCTGGGTCAAACCCGCCGTAAGGCTGGGCCGGAAACTGGTCCGGCAAAACAGGTATCACGCGCTGCTGTCGACATCACCTCCCGTCTCCGCGCACCTTGTCGCCCGGCAGCTCAGAAGTGACGCGGGCCTGCCCTGGGTGGCCGACTTCCGCGACTTCTGGACGTCCTACAAAGTCGAGGACACGTTTGACGAACCTTCACTTGTCACCAGGGGCAAACAGTTGCTGGCGGCGATCGTGGACGAAGCGACTGAGATTACGACCGTCAACCAGGCAGTCAGCGAGTATCTCGGATGCGGCAGGGTGGTGACGAACGGTTATGACGCCGACCTGGCCGCGAACTGGCAGCCGCCCGCTGACGCCGATCAGTTCGTCATCGGCCTGCTGGGATCGTTCAGCGCGGAGGTGCCGGTGGCGCCGTTGTTCCGAGCGCTGTCGTGCCTGCGCGAAGTCAGTCCTTCCGAGTTTGATAAACTCCGGCTGCTTCAGGTGGGGCAGGTCGATCCCGACTGGTTTGCCGCTCAACTGAAGGAATATGCTCTGCACGAGCGATGCGACGTGAAGCTGTTGCAGGGGAGGAAGGAGACAATCCGCCTGCTGTCGGCAACTTCGCTCATGTACACCGCTACCTCGGTCGGGGAGGCGAAGATTCTTCCCTCCCGCGTGTTTGACCTGCTGGCGTCGGGCCGCCCGATCCTGGCCTGTGCTCCCGGTGACAGCGAGGTGGGGCGCCTGATCGAGGCCACGGGCAGCGGTGCGTGTTTTGACGAGTCCAGCCTTGGGCGGGCGGTGGATTTTCTCACCGAGATCATCCGGGCCAGGGAAACCGGGGGGCGTGATATCACGCCGCTTCCCGACTACGCCCGTAAGTACTCCTCGGAGGAGATGGCCGGATCGTTCGCCTCGATATTGGACAATCTGCCATGACCGCGCCTCCGGAAATCTCGGCTGTCGTGATCAGTTACAACGGCATGAAGTTCCTGCCGGACTGTCTGCGAACCCTACAGGAGGACCTGCGCGGATTTCGTCACGAGGTGATCGTCGTCGACAACGGCTCGCGTGACGGTTCGGTGGAATTCGTGCGCCGCACGTTCCCCCGGATGACCCTTATCGACAACGGGCGCAACCTCGGCTTTGCCAGGGCGGTCAATATCGGGTTACAGGCCGCAGCCGGAGATTTCCTGTACGTGCTGAACCAGGACCTGCGTTTTCCCGACGGCACGGCCGCGCGGTTACTGGCACGCCTGAAGGCTGACGACACCATCGGTCTCATCGGGCCGGCGTATCACGATTTTGACGGCCACCTGCAGTCGTCGGCCAGGTCGCTGCCGAGTTATCGCCACATGATCTATAAGACCCTTCTCCTGGACCGGCTGTTTCCCCGTCACCGCGAGTTCTCCTCCTGGAAGATGGGCTGGTTTGATCACCGGTCGGAGATGTTCGTCGATCAGCCGATGGGGTCCGTGATGCTGATCCGCCGGGAGGTGGTTGCACGGGTGGGCCTGATGGACGAGCGCTTCCCGTTGTTCATGAACGACGTTGACTACTGCCGGCGTATGAGGGACGCCGGGTACCGGCTGCTGTACTATCCCGAGGCCGTGGTGGAGCACTACGTCGGGGCTTCGACGGGAGCCCGGCCTTACCGCATGATTGTCTCCTCGCACCGGTCGCTTTATCGATACCTGGCCAAGTACGCCCGTGCGCGAGAGTATCCGTTGCTGTGGTTAAGCGGCCTGTTGCTGCTGCTGGGCCTGGTCCCGCGGCTGCTGGGACGCCTGCTCCTGCGTGCCATTAGTAGTGCGAAGCTGCCGCCCGGAAGCCGCTGGCGGGGTTTGTGACAATTGCTACTTGAATTCGGCGTCCGCGAAGTCGGCCAGGGTATCCGGCGAGCCGGTGATGAATTCGATCAACGTTGTGATATCGAGCAGATTATGCAGAGCCTGCTGAGTCAGTTTCCCGGGATGTGCGGCAACCCGGTCAAGGGCGCGGGGGTTGAGGTAGTCCGACATCGCCTCGCAGCGCCGGTTCCGCCGGGCGATGCATTGGATGATCGGTGACGCAGCCGGGTACGACCTGCCGGGCCGGCGTATATCCCTGAGACGTTGGGCCAGGGACGGGTATCGGGACACCAGCGTGATCAGCGAAAGTCTGCGTCGATATGCTGACGATGTTACGACGCCGCCTCTGGTGGCATCGGCGATGGCGGCCGCAGGCGGCGACAGCCGCGCCAGGAATGCAGCGTAAAGCCGGTGGTTCTTCTTCTGCTCCCAGGAACAGGACATGACCTGTCGGAAGAACGACTGGTCGTAAAACGGCGTCGCGTTCCACACGGCGGAGCGGTTGCGATCTTCCCCCTCGAACAGCCAGTTTACGCCGTGTTCGTAGAACATGAAGTGGATGTACTTCTGATCGGGTGATTCTTCCGGGTACGACGCGACCTGGGCTTCAACCTGTTCTAAGATTCTTTCCTGAGATATGCCTGTCAAATCCGCCACCATCGCCGGCGGCATAACGCGGAACTGGCTGGTAACGTATCTTGCCACTGCCCGAGGTGAAGTCAGGCGGCGGGGGGGACGAAGGTCGGGCAGCACCTTGTCTCCGCCGTCCCCGGAGAAAAAAGTGACGTTACGACCGAACCGTTTTTCTATGTGGTCGAGAAATCGGATGTCGGAAGCCATCGCGGAACTGACCAGGCCGCCTTTGATATTGAAAATCTGCCGTACTTCCCGGCCGGTCGGGGGCGGCAGGTTAACGAGTTCCCAGTGAAGTTTCATGCTGTCGGCCAGTTCGCGAGCGCGGACGGCATCGATGCTTGCGCTTCCCCGGCCGTCGTCGAACGTCACGGCGTTAAATCGGCTCCCGGCGGCCAGGAGCCCTGCCGCGACGGTGCGGGAGTCCAGACCTCCACTCAGTGACATGACGTTATGCCCGTCCGGGTCGGCCTGCCTTTGGCAGGCTGCGGTGAAGCTTGAAACCAGATCCTCAACTACGTCCGCGGCCCGTCGGGAGACATCGTTGCCTCTGAGGTCGAACCGGTGCAGCGTCTGCCGGTGGACGTCGCCGGTCGGCGGGTGACACCGAACAAGTGTGGCCGCCGGCAACCGACGCACGCCTTCCAGGAGCGTCCTGCCGCCCAGGGGAAACCCGAACAGCAGGTAGTGAGCCACGGCCGCTCGGTCCAGCGACAGGGCGTCCGCGTACCGCGGGAAGAACATGATTTCCCGTGACAGGCAGAACCGCGACCCGTCCTGGTATGCGTACACCGGGAGCCTGGCGAGCGTATCGTTAAGGAATGCCCAGCCGCCCGTCCGCTTCTCCCGGGCGAGGACGACAAAGGCGCCGTCGTGACGCTCCAGCCAACTCCGAATCCGGACGGCTGTGCCGGCATCGTCATCGAACATATCTCGCGCCAGCGCGAGGACGTCGGCCCGAAGATCTGCGCCGGTGCAGCCGTACACGTGTCCTTCGACGACGACGAGATAATCCGGCTCGTCCAGAATAACGACCGGGTACTCCGGATAACGGGTCAGGCTCAGCCGGACGGCCCCTGATTCGTACACCGTCTCCCGCCGGTAGCGCTCGTCGTGCAGCAACTCGTCGAGCGACCGGCTGAATTTAGCCCCGTTATGCTCACCACCCGGCGAGCACAGGAAGGTGAAACCCGGCACAACCAGTCTCCTTGACGCCAATGCGGCGCAGGCTATACGTCTCGCGCCAAGTTACCTTATCACGGCCGAGGTGTAAAGGATGGTTTGCAGTCGGATGGTGCTCCGGCAGTCCGAATGCCCGGCGGCGTTATCGAAGGAGCGACATCTTTCGCACGGCGGTGCGATCGTTCACCGCGAGGCGGTAGAGGTACACGCCGCTGGCGGCCTCGTTGCCGCTGCTTGTACGGCCGTGCCATGGCACCACGTGACGCCCTGCCGCCATTACCTCGTCCTTCAGGATCGATACGATCTGCCCGAGAACGTTGTGGACGTCCAGCCTGACATGGGCCGGCTGCTGCAGATCAAAGGCGATGGTCGTGGCGGGGTTGAACGGGTTGGGATAGTTCTGCTCCAGCGAAAAACCCTGCGGCGCGGCATCCTGATCTTCATCGGACCCGGTAATGAGCGAGCCGGCGCACGTAATCTGGCGCGTTGTCATCCCCGGTGCCACGGCGGTGAGTTTGCAGACCGTGTTGGGATCGGCCGGGCCGTCCAGGATTGTCCGGCCGCGCATGTCGGTCATCGCCGTGGCGATCAGTTCACCTTCGATGGACAGGACGATACGGCAGCCATCGACAGGTATCCCGTCGCACGTGACCGCAACGTCCATTCGCCCGGAGTCCCTTGTTACCTTTACCGCCGGTGTCACCGGAACCTGCAGGTATATCCTCAGGGAGGGGTCGCCGAAGAAATTCTGCCCGTACACGAGGTCGCGGTACATGAAGTGGGCCGCCTTGGAAGCGTACACGGCTTCGACCGCCGGGCACTCCGGGTGGGCGAAAAGTGAATCGAAAAAGGACCTGTGCAGGAGGTGACTGAGGTTGACCCACCCCCAGCGCGAATACGCCACAAACGCCACCGCTCCGGCCTGTCCGGCCGCAAGGAACGTCTGAACGAGATTGGGCCCCGTTTCCAGAAACGGCGGCTGATCCTTGTCGAATCCCCCGTTGGCGCAGGCCAGGGAGTAGTACAGCGAGCTTTTCCCGTTGGCCGCAAGACCGGTAACGTTGTCGTTGTTGAAGAGCGACTTCGGCCATTCGTTATAGTTCGAAGTCCTGACGCAAAAGGCATCGTTGCCCCCGTGGGCGATGACGTTCACTATGCCGTACCCCTCGGAGAGGACGCTCTCAAGATCGTGCGCCGGCGGGTTGGTGGGGTTGGCATCGTCACCGCTAAGCCGCTCCACGCCGCTGATGGTATCGATCAAAAAGCAGTCCGGGAACGCCTCCGCGATCAGGCCGTGCTGCCCCGCCTGGCCGTAGTCGCGCATCTGGTCGGACGAGAAGAAGAAGGCGCGGGCCAGGTAGTCCCGGTCCCCCTCCCCGGGAGACATCTCGTACGCGATCAGCTTGCGCGTGTAGTTTTCGATTTCTTCCGGAGTGTTGAACGGCAGCCGTCCGACCAGCAGTTCGGGGAAAAGGTCCGGCCGGTCATGCAACGGTTCGCCCCAGACACCGTCGTTGTCGGCGTCCCACTCGCCGGTGAGATCCGCGAAGTACAGGTCACAAATCTGAAGATAATGCAGCGACGGTGTGCCGTACGTGTTGAACGCATAGGCGTACCTGATGGGCAGAACGGTCTCGTCTCCCCCAAGAAGCACGTAACGGCCGCCTGACTCATGGAATGCCTGCAAGTACGCCCGCAGTCGCTCGGCGTCGTCCCTGCCGTCACAGGTCGCCAGCACGTCCTCGATAAGCGTGAGTTGCGTTTCGTATCCCGTCTCGGTTCGATAGCGGGCGAGCGGTCGAAAGGCATCGGCCAGCGCCCCGGACGTAACGATGACATAACCGGGGACGGTCGTGTCACTCAGGGCGGCGGACCGCGATGACCGCGAGATCGTTGACGCCGCGACGTTCCTGCGGTCAAGGAGCGCGTCGGGTTCAACGAGACGGGAGCCGACGTACAGAAACAGCGACTCGCAGAAGGTGGCGTTGCCGCAACTGTCGACGGTTACCGGAAACACGAGAAGGTCCGCGTACCGCCTGCCGTCGACCTCCAGTTCTCCAAGCGCAGCCACGTGAGCGGTGCCCGTTACGGAACCGGCCTCCGACAGCCAGCCGGGCGCGACAACGGGTTCGGCTTCGGACGTCGGCACGTCCGGCGCAAGTACGTCCGGTCCAAACTCAGCAATCCTCTTGGCCGGGCCGGAGAATGCCCTTACGCCGACCACCGTTTCCCTCCCGTAGAGTTCTACCAGGCAACTCTTGGCGGGAAGCGAGAGCGTTCCAACCACCGGCACGACGCTGAAATCGTCGTACCGCACTTCGACGACACTCTCCCTGACACTGAGGTCTGATGCCGCGAAGGAGATGGTAGGTCTCTCTGCCGACTGCGCGTAAGCAGCGAGGACTAAGGCAAGCACGGGACTCCAGTGGCAGGCTTTCATCGGTCGTTCCTCGTTTCACGTTGAACCCGATAGAGAACGTGCAAGCCTGCTGCCCCCAAAAGCGGGGGGCTTGACCTGAAATTGACAGAACTACAACCGTATGTCCGGCAGCCAATTACGGAGACAAGGCTGGTCGATCAGGAAAATTGTTCCATCTGATTGTCGGCGGAGGCAGTGGGATTAAGACAATATATGGTGGGACATTACCGGTTCTTGGAGCGAGTTTCAGCAAAGACTGCTTTGCCTCACGTCTTGCCAATCCACAACGGCTTACAGGATTGGCGATATTTCTCTTCTGTTACCCATTGGAGTGTCTTCAGTTAAGAGGCGAAAGAACTTTAAAAAACCGCTTGACACCGAGTGGTGAATTTGTGAGTTTATAGACGATTTTTGGGTGAGAGTGGTAGAGAATGGGGAGCAACGTTTGACCGGACTCTATGGCAAATTTCAAACGACCCTTGATAACAAAGGGCGGTTCGCAATTCCGGCCAAGCTTCGAGCCGCAACCGGGCCCGACGGCACGCGGCTCTTGGAAGGGGAACTGGTTCTCACCAAAGGACTGGAGGGATGTCTGAGTATTTATCCGGCGGTCGAGTGGGAAGAAATACAAAGACGTTTTTCCTCTCTCAATTTCACCCAGAAAGACTTCCGTTTTTTCAGTCGCCGGTTCTATTCTGCTGCAGGTGTTGTCACGCCCGATCGTAACGGACGAATACTGATCCCCTCGCATCTGGTCACGGAAGCCAGGCTCAAGCGCGAGCTACTGGTTATCGGGG contains:
- a CDS encoding glycosyltransferase family 2 protein, with translation MTAPPEISAVVISYNGMKFLPDCLRTLQEDLRGFRHEVIVVDNGSRDGSVEFVRRTFPRMTLIDNGRNLGFARAVNIGLQAAAGDFLYVLNQDLRFPDGTAARLLARLKADDTIGLIGPAYHDFDGHLQSSARSLPSYRHMIYKTLLLDRLFPRHREFSSWKMGWFDHRSEMFVDQPMGSVMLIRREVVARVGLMDERFPLFMNDVDYCRRMRDAGYRLLYYPEAVVEHYVGASTGARPYRMIVSSHRSLYRYLAKYARAREYPLLWLSGLLLLLGLVPRLLGRLLLRAISSAKLPPGSRWRGL
- a CDS encoding asparagine synthase-related protein; the protein is MPGFTFLCSPGGEHNGAKFSRSLDELLHDERYRRETVYESGAVRLSLTRYPEYPVVILDEPDYLVVVEGHVYGCTGADLRADVLALARDMFDDDAGTAVRIRSWLERHDGAFVVLAREKRTGGWAFLNDTLARLPVYAYQDGSRFCLSREIMFFPRYADALSLDRAAVAHYLLFGFPLGGRTLLEGVRRLPAATLVRCHPPTGDVHRQTLHRFDLRGNDVSRRAADVVEDLVSSFTAACQRQADPDGHNVMSLSGGLDSRTVAAGLLAAGSRFNAVTFDDGRGSASIDAVRARELADSMKLHWELVNLPPPTGREVRQIFNIKGGLVSSAMASDIRFLDHIEKRFGRNVTFFSGDGGDKVLPDLRPPRRLTSPRAVARYVTSQFRVMPPAMVADLTGISQERILEQVEAQVASYPEESPDQKYIHFMFYEHGVNWLFEGEDRNRSAVWNATPFYDQSFFRQVMSCSWEQKKNHRLYAAFLARLSPPAAAIADATRGGVVTSSAYRRRLSLITLVSRYPSLAQRLRDIRRPGRSYPAASPIIQCIARRNRRCEAMSDYLNPRALDRVAAHPGKLTQQALHNLLDITTLIEFITGSPDTLADFADAEFK
- a CDS encoding C25 family cysteine peptidase, whose product is MKACHWSPVLALVLAAYAQSAERPTISFAASDLSVRESVVEVRYDDFSVVPVVGTLSLPAKSCLVELYGRETVVGVRAFSGPAKRIAEFGPDVLAPDVPTSEAEPVVAPGWLSEAGSVTGTAHVAALGELEVDGRRYADLLVFPVTVDSCGNATFCESLFLYVGSRLVEPDALLDRRNVAASTISRSSRSAALSDTTVPGYVIVTSGALADAFRPLARYRTETGYETQLTLIEDVLATCDGRDDAERLRAYLQAFHESGGRYVLLGGDETVLPIRYAYAFNTYGTPSLHYLQICDLYFADLTGEWDADNDGVWGEPLHDRPDLFPELLVGRLPFNTPEEIENYTRKLIAYEMSPGEGDRDYLARAFFFSSDQMRDYGQAGQHGLIAEAFPDCFLIDTISGVERLSGDDANPTNPPAHDLESVLSEGYGIVNVIAHGGNDAFCVRTSNYNEWPKSLFNNDNVTGLAANGKSSLYYSLACANGGFDKDQPPFLETGPNLVQTFLAAGQAGAVAFVAYSRWGWVNLSHLLHRSFFDSLFAHPECPAVEAVYASKAAHFMYRDLVYGQNFFGDPSLRIYLQVPVTPAVKVTRDSGRMDVAVTCDGIPVDGCRIVLSIEGELIATAMTDMRGRTILDGPADPNTVCKLTAVAPGMTTRQITCAGSLITGSDEDQDAAPQGFSLEQNYPNPFNPATTIAFDLQQPAHVRLDVHNVLGQIVSILKDEVMAAGRHVVPWHGRTSSGNEAASGVYLYRLAVNDRTAVRKMSLLR
- the mraZ gene encoding division/cell wall cluster transcriptional repressor MraZ, with product MTGLYGKFQTTLDNKGRFAIPAKLRAATGPDGTRLLEGELVLTKGLEGCLSIYPAVEWEEIQRRFSSLNFTQKDFRFFSRRFYSAAGVVTPDRNGRILIPSHLVTEARLKRELLVIGVNRWVEIWDPDRFAYYLEQFAGSYEEVAERLYTGHDQRSE